In Felis catus isolate Fca126 chromosome A3, F.catus_Fca126_mat1.0, whole genome shotgun sequence, a single genomic region encodes these proteins:
- the FNDC11 gene encoding fibronectin type III domain-containing protein 11 isoform X1 encodes MATRGPRRCALGAQSAAWFSPLREAGQVGAPRGWTMSFQVTGLGLSKMKLDSPPSFLDQEEAEEADDPQLLEPEAWRTYMERRTALRGFLTSDLSPHLLRRHHARTELLKKCSYYIEILPKHLALGDQNPLVLPTAMFQLIDPWKFQRMKKVGAAQTKIQLLLLTDLLEQLDRGRAELGALLGSPDPQPFLAGWGLVERRLADLAAVMDSFLAMTVPGRLHMKHRLVSDVGATKIPHIRLMLSTKMPVMFDRKESVAHQDWVSLRWFATIQPVAPEQFELRFKLLDPRTQQECTQCGIIPVAACTFDIHNLMPNRSYKFTVKRADSYTLVYEPWRDSLTLQTRPGPPKGPTPSRPGKPGPPLTTLSER; translated from the exons ATGGCAACCCGCGGGCCTCGGAGGTGCGCGCTGGGCGCACAGTCAGCCGCGTGGTTCTCTCCGCTCCGGGAGGCAGGGCAAGTGGGCGCGCCAAGAGGCTGG ACAATGAGCTTCCAGGTGACGGGCCTGGGCCTGAGCAAGATGAAGCTGGACAGTCCCCCGTCCTTCCTGGAccaggaggaggcggaggaggctgACGATCCGCAGCTGCTGGAACCGGAGGCCTGGAGGACCTACATGGAGCGCCGCACCGCCCTGCGTGGCTTCCTGACCTCCGACCTGAGCCCCCACCTGCTCCGGCGCCACCACGCCCGCACGGAGCTGCTCAAGAAATGCTCCTACTACATCGAGATCCTCCCCAAGCACCTGGCCCTGGGCGACCAGAACCCGCTGGTGCTGCCCACCGCCATGTTCCAGCTCATCGACCCCTGGAAGTTCCAGCGCATGAAGAAGGTGGGCGCGGCCCAGACCAAGATCCAGCTCCTCCTGCTCACGGACCTGCTGGAGCAGCTGGACCGCGGCCGCGCCGAGCTGGGCGCTCTGCTGGGGTCACCCGACCCGCAGCCCTTCCTGGCGGGCTGGGGGCTGGTGGAGCGCAGGCTGGCGGACCTGGCGGCTGTCATGGACAGCTTCCTGGCCATGACGGTACCTGGGCGCCTGCACATGAAGCACCGCCTGGTGTCCGACGTCGGTGCCACCAAGATCCCGCACATCCGGCTCATGCTAAGCACCAAGATGCCCGTCATGTTCGACCGAAAGGAGTCGGTGGCCCACCAGGACTGGGTCAGCCTGCGGTGGTTTGCCACCATCCAGCCGGTGGCGCCGGAGCAGTTTGAGCTCCGCTTCAAGCTGCTGGACCCGCGGACACAGCAGGAGTGCACGCAGTGTGGCATCATCCCCGTGGCCGCCTGCACCTTCGACATCCACAACCTGATGCCCAACCGCTCCTACAAGTTCACCGTCAAGAGAGCCGACAGCTACACGCTGGTGTACGAGCCCTGGAGGGACAGCCTCACGTTGCAGACCAGGCCGGGGCCCCCCAAAGGGCCCACCCCCAGTCGGCCGGGCAAGCCAGGCCCGCCCCTGACCACGCTTTCCGAAAgatga
- the FNDC11 gene encoding fibronectin type III domain-containing protein 11 isoform X2 produces MSFQVTGLGLSKMKLDSPPSFLDQEEAEEADDPQLLEPEAWRTYMERRTALRGFLTSDLSPHLLRRHHARTELLKKCSYYIEILPKHLALGDQNPLVLPTAMFQLIDPWKFQRMKKVGAAQTKIQLLLLTDLLEQLDRGRAELGALLGSPDPQPFLAGWGLVERRLADLAAVMDSFLAMTVPGRLHMKHRLVSDVGATKIPHIRLMLSTKMPVMFDRKESVAHQDWVSLRWFATIQPVAPEQFELRFKLLDPRTQQECTQCGIIPVAACTFDIHNLMPNRSYKFTVKRADSYTLVYEPWRDSLTLQTRPGPPKGPTPSRPGKPGPPLTTLSER; encoded by the coding sequence ATGAGCTTCCAGGTGACGGGCCTGGGCCTGAGCAAGATGAAGCTGGACAGTCCCCCGTCCTTCCTGGAccaggaggaggcggaggaggctgACGATCCGCAGCTGCTGGAACCGGAGGCCTGGAGGACCTACATGGAGCGCCGCACCGCCCTGCGTGGCTTCCTGACCTCCGACCTGAGCCCCCACCTGCTCCGGCGCCACCACGCCCGCACGGAGCTGCTCAAGAAATGCTCCTACTACATCGAGATCCTCCCCAAGCACCTGGCCCTGGGCGACCAGAACCCGCTGGTGCTGCCCACCGCCATGTTCCAGCTCATCGACCCCTGGAAGTTCCAGCGCATGAAGAAGGTGGGCGCGGCCCAGACCAAGATCCAGCTCCTCCTGCTCACGGACCTGCTGGAGCAGCTGGACCGCGGCCGCGCCGAGCTGGGCGCTCTGCTGGGGTCACCCGACCCGCAGCCCTTCCTGGCGGGCTGGGGGCTGGTGGAGCGCAGGCTGGCGGACCTGGCGGCTGTCATGGACAGCTTCCTGGCCATGACGGTACCTGGGCGCCTGCACATGAAGCACCGCCTGGTGTCCGACGTCGGTGCCACCAAGATCCCGCACATCCGGCTCATGCTAAGCACCAAGATGCCCGTCATGTTCGACCGAAAGGAGTCGGTGGCCCACCAGGACTGGGTCAGCCTGCGGTGGTTTGCCACCATCCAGCCGGTGGCGCCGGAGCAGTTTGAGCTCCGCTTCAAGCTGCTGGACCCGCGGACACAGCAGGAGTGCACGCAGTGTGGCATCATCCCCGTGGCCGCCTGCACCTTCGACATCCACAACCTGATGCCCAACCGCTCCTACAAGTTCACCGTCAAGAGAGCCGACAGCTACACGCTGGTGTACGAGCCCTGGAGGGACAGCCTCACGTTGCAGACCAGGCCGGGGCCCCCCAAAGGGCCCACCCCCAGTCGGCCGGGCAAGCCAGGCCCGCCCCTGACCACGCTTTCCGAAAgatga